Part of the Hemiscyllium ocellatum isolate sHemOce1 chromosome 30, sHemOce1.pat.X.cur, whole genome shotgun sequence genome is shown below.
aCTTTTCCTTCCAGCTAACAATTGGATTTATTCCTCCCATTGATCACCCAGGCCGTAACCCTCTGTCTGTGTTCACCTCACCATTCTACCCTCTCCCCACTCAAAGTCCTACCCCAcaatcccctttatctgcagctccctttacCCCCAatgcagtcctgaagaagagttgaCTTCTCCATCTGCTGATGCtgttggcttgctgtgttcttccagtctcctcctTGTCGACAGAATAAGGCAGCATTCAATCCCATTTGACTTTCTCGGCCATTCTGCCTTCGGCAGCAAATTTCCTCACAAGAAATGGAGACTAGTCGATGGACAGACGTTTCTTTCCCAGAtcctctgggcggcacggtggcacagcggttagcactgctgcctcacagcgccagagacctgggttcaattcctgcctcaggcgactgactgtgtggagtttgcacgttctccccgtgtctgcgtgggtttcctccgggtcctccggtttcctcccacagtccaaagatgtgcaggtcaggtgaattggccatgctaaattgtccgtagtgtaaggtaaggggtaaatgtaggggtatgggtggtatgcgcttcggcgggttggtgtggacttgttgggctaagggcctgtttccacactgtaaagtaatctaatcctgaAATGCTAAGAaagaggaaacaaaaacaaagagagctggagaaacacaacatcGGGTCAGCACCCGGTTAGAGAAAATAGAGTGAATCTTTTGAGTCCAGTTTCCCTTCAGCAATTTTTATgcctgtttgtttttaattttatctATAATTGTGCAATCTGGGGAGATATCAGTTATTAATGGGTACATTTTACCCAGAATGCACTGCGAGGGTGACTGCCCGATTCTCACTGGGGGAGTCACTGTTCAGGTGCAGTACCAATCACGGCTGTGAACACGCGCATATGCAGGCCAATGAGAACAGGCAGTCAGGAGGCATGCGTGCTGATGGTTGGGAAGCAGGAAGAGAGAATGTTGGTGTGTTACTGTCCTGCACTGCCTGACAGCTCCTGGAAACTCCTTTTGCAGGGTGGGAGAGGGTGAGCATTTCCAGACAGGAAACCTTTTCCTTCAGGAATATTTTACTGGAATTTTGTGAGTGAGTCTTTCTAATCTCTAACTTACCCTCCCAATATGAATGGAGTATAGTTTGCTGTGAATGTTCGACTGCATTCCTCAActgtccttttttttcatttcccaGTTCCAGGCTTCAGatacctgggagaaagtgaggactgcagatgctggagatcagagctgaaaatgtgttgctggaaaagagcaacaggtcaggcagcatccaaggagcaggagaatcaacgtttcgggcatgagcccttcttcaggaagattcctgaagaagggctcatgcccgaaacgttgattctcctgctccttggatgctgcctgactgctgcacttttccagcaacacattttcagttcagataCCTGGGGTTCAGTATCATCTCGAATGAGAATGTTGGACACTGGCTCAGCTCTTTGGATTCCGAGATGCAGAGCTGGAGAAGATGACACAGATATTGAGGGACATGGCTATGAGGGAGAATCTGAGTTTTAAAAATTGAGCTGCTGCATTATGAGAAAGCACAACAACCATAGGTGAAACAAACTTGATGTGAGGGAGCCTTCAACCTcacaggcagaagatacagaacgcgcgcgcgcgcacacacacacacacacacacactccagcaGATTCAGGAGCAGCTTtttcctggctgttattagaaTATGCTGATCTCACCAGGACATGTCTTGTGCAATGCAATATATATGCCTCTGTCGAAGCTTTTTTACAAcctttgatctgtacatccttgcttactgtgatctgcagaactgcttgtaaacaaagttTTTCTCTCTACTTCAGCACACATGACAATCAATAGTAAGCAGTGATCTGGAATGTGACacggtcattggacctgaaatattgaccctgctttctctccatagatgctgacagacttgtTGCGATTCTCCAACAAttattgttttgtttcagatttccagtatctgtagttatttgttttttgtttattGATCTGGATGATCTGAGATTTATGCGGAATAGAATGTTGTAGGCTGTCAAGCATATGACAGAAAAATCAAACTGAGTAGTGACAAATGCATCATGTAATTTTTCAGAAGCAGATGAGCTGAGGTGGGGTAGAGTTAGGTACTTTTCCTGAGATGCAACAACATGGTCATAATGATAGTGTGGATATGTAGTTGGAAGCTCATCTCGAAGGCAAATCATTTACCAAACTTTCAAGAAGCCTGGTTTAGCCTCACACCTTTGACAGGAAGCACTGGCTGGAGTGTGGTGTTTGCAATGGGGATTGAAGACGATGACTTCGAAAGTCTAATTTTTTAATATGCAGAATTTCAAAgtatcttgaactgagtgttgGGCAAGTCATGACAGTGAACTCAAAGAGAAATTTAGGAACAATGATTTTTCCATGCAGCTGCTTCTGTATTCAAGATTGTAAGTTTGGCAAGTTCTGTCAAGCATCTTGTTGTGTTAATGACACCTAAAATGTTCACCCTTTGCTCCCTGTCACTCCTATCGCAGCGAGCAAGTCAACAGCCTAATCCACAATCTGTACTACAAATCTCCTCAAACTTCgaactcctccctcactctctccctctctctaatatTTTCTTTCCTCCCTTGGGGGCCAGAGTCATATGTAAGTACAGACCTGCAAACTGGGTTTCTTCACTGAAGGAGATCATAGAACAGTGATAGTCTATCAATATTTATGTTCCCATTTCCTAGTTTTGACCTGACAAATGATCAAATTCATTTGTCAATTTGACAACCTGCCTTTTTGATTTTGTAGTTTCTCAATCATTCCCTTTTTTTTAGGTCAGTTGCATAAGATACTGGATCAGAATAACTTGCAGGCAGAAACTTTAACCACACATCCCATCAGAATCTAAAAGAGTAATCCAATTTCTCAGATCTGAACGCTATCTTGAATTGTGAACATGGGAGGCTATGCCACATTCATAGTGGAGAAAAACTATACacatgctgtgtgtgtgagtgaggatgCAGGCAATCATCTGACCTGTCTATGTACACGTGCAGACACAATAAGGagaaatgtggggactgtgggaaagaaTTCAATTACCCATTCAAAATGGAAACTCATCTGTACATTCACGCAGGAGTAAGGCCATTTGCTTGTTCCCAGTGTGGGAGAAAATTCACTCAGTTATATTGTCTGTTGAGACACCGGCCAATTCACAAAGTGCTATAGAAGTTCTGGGATCCTGATATCCCATGAACTTACCAGAGATCAAAGAGCTGCTTCCACTGTGTGACAGTTGATCAGATAAACTCACTGGATACCAGCATACTCATACTGATGAGAGCCCTATTCAGCTGCTGCATGTGTGGACAGGAATTCAGTCAGATATCCACTTCCCTGAGACACCAAGAAATTCACAAGTAACAATAGTGATTGgatttttcagttaatcacactgACTAATGGTCATTATGGTATGTTTATGTTGGGGTTAAttgagtccagtccagtccagtcacAGATGCTGATATTATGGATGAATATGAAATAAATTCATTTTGTGTTTAAACACATTAAGTGATGAGTCTTTTTAATTTCTCGAACACAAGATCGCTCCTTTTCAAGGACTGGTTCCCTTCAGtgtcacaccctccctcccttctaATCCCATAGTACAGGGAGGGTGAAAACTGTGGCTGGAGAAAATAAATGCTGGAACTAAGTTTGAATTTCAGccgagggagaaggtgtgggtcAGGATTTACAGCTTTTGACAGAAAGGGAGAGGATATCTTTGATGTAATAACTAGAATTGTTTGTCCTGAATTTGTTTTATGCTTCTTTTCCAGGTTATAAGGAGAAGATTCACAGAAAGTAAATTTCACATCAGGATCTGAAAGATTCACTGGATTCAGCATAACTTACACATCATTGGCCTTTGAATGTAAAAGGAGAAGTTGTGTTTGAGGAAGAAGATTTCAACATCTGTGTGACTGGAAACAGATCGAGAACATCACCCACACCTGCCCAAATGGTGTGTTCCAGTCTCCTGACTTTGTAAAGAACTTTAACCAGTGATTCAGCCTGAAAAAAATCCCCCATTCCCAGTGAGGAGAAACCATTGATTGTCCAAACTGGGGACACAAGGATATCATGGataaaccatggaaatgtgaggactgtgggaaagcattcaattatccaTCGCGGCTGGAACGTCATCGACGCAGTCACATTGGGGATGAtaccatggagaaaccgtggaaatgtgaggattgtgggaaaggattctaTTATCCATACCAGCTGGAAAACCATCGCCACAGTCACTCAGGGGAGAAGCCATTTATCTGTTCAGAGTGTGGTAAGGGATTCACTGTGTCCTCCCAGCTGCTGTTACATCGTCGGGTTCACACTGAAGAGAGACCTTTCAGCTGCACTCACTGTGGAAAGAGGTTTTCGTGTTCGTCTAACCTCATTGTGCACCAGCGAGtgcacactggggagaaaccattcagctGCTCagagtgtgggaaaggattcactcagttgtcGGGCCTCCAGTCACACCAGCGaactcacactggggagaggccattcacctgctctttgTGTGGGAAGTCATTTGCTTTGTCGTCGAATCTGCTGTCACATCAGAGAGTTCATACtgaggagaggccattcacctgcacttcctgTGGGAAAAGGTTCAGATCTTCATCCAATCTCAGtgcacaccagcgagttcacactggagagaggccTTTCACCTGCACAGTGTGTGGGAAGGAACTAACAAACTCATCCAGCCTTCGGTCACATCAGCGAATTCACAGCGAGGAGAAGCCATTCAGCTGCACTCACTGTGGAAAGACATTCAGGCAGTCATCCACCCTCACTGCACACCAACGcactcacactggggagagaccattcacctgccccaagtgtgggaagggattcactcagtctgGCAGCCTGCATTTACATGAACTCTCTCATACTGGAGAGAAGCCGTTCCcttgctcagtgtgtgggaagggatacACTCGGTCATCTCATCTACTGACACATCAGCGAATTCACACGTTAGTGCAGCATTTGGATTCTGCTGTTACTACTGCTGTTAATCACACCCAGGATTGATAGGCTGACAATGTGTGGTTTGTAAACATCTCCTGTAACTGACTAGTGTTTGATATTCTGGATGTGTCGTTGTCTTTCAGTGCTGCAGGATCTCTGATTAAAACACTGTCTGTGATCTTTCCCTGATTACACTGCTGTTCTGAACTTCTGCTTTAGTTGATCTTTTGTGCAAGATCTACAATTCAATCTCTGATATGTTCTATGAATAAACATCTCCAATGGGGAAGTGCTGATTAATTCCTGTTGGCAATTGTTGCACCACTAGGAATGAACCAAGACCGTCATGTCTACTGCAGGAAGATACAGTGCAAATAACACTGGGTCAATCAGAGCAAAGAAATCCAAACTGCGGTCACTGATTGAAATCTATGTGCTGTGTGTGATGCGATCGAGAAAGAACTTGGTACAACCATCACTTCTGCCTGAaattggcagatggtgaaatacaCAGGAAAGGAAATAACCAGATGCTGCACTGGGTTGACTGTTACTCTGAGCTTTACTCTTGTGAGACAGATATTCCCCCGGTCTTCATTTGATActtccctgcagtttcctgtcATGATTGAGTTAAAAGCATTTTCCTCCTCAACTGACCTGGAAAAGGTAATTAACTGGATTGTCAAGATGTCTGTAAGTATGCAAGAGTGAAAAGATTGTCAAAAGCAATTGTGGGTCTATCCCAGGAGGAGATGGAGTATTTTTAATGGAAAATAGAGAAACAGCAAAGAATCTGAGTACTTGTGTCTATCTTCACAGTCACATACAAGAAGTCTCCCAGAAATAATTATGATGAAAAATTCTAAGATTAATAAACAAGTAGAATTGGAGGAATCAATAGGTCTGTAACTTGAGACATTTCCAGGACCTTCATTATTGAGTGATGGTTGTGGAGATAGTAGATAAATTAGTAACTTATGTTAAAATGCCATACATATACACTtagtggaaaagtcctggggagtgtagctaaacaaagagaccttgcattgcttgaaagtggagtgcttttctttattgatcaatgattgagtttagaagttaggaggtcatggtgcagctgtacagaacattggttagaccattttgGAATACAGCGTGTAATTCTCCtctccctgctagaggaaagatgttgttaaacttgaaaaggttcagaaaaaatttacagggatgttgtcaagaagctaaataggctgaggctgttttctctggagcatccaaggctgagaagtgaccttattggggtttatacaatcatgaggggcatggatagggttaagaGCAAAGGtttttaccccagggtagtggagtccaaaactagagggcatacatttaaggtgagagaggaaaaatttaaaagggaccaaaggtacAATTtgtcaaagggtggtgagtgtatggaataaactgccagagaagtgctggaggctggtacaattacaatattaaaaagcatctggatgggtatacaaataggaagggtttagagggatatgggccaaatgctggcagatgggattcgATTAGTTTAGGACATATGGTCGGTATGGgtgagttagaccaaagagtccatttcagtgctgtacatctctgtgactctgattaTTTTTGCAATTGATTGCCTGCAGATTGAGAGGTTGTAAATGTCCCGGCACTTTTAAAGAAAGGAGAGGGAAACCAGAGAGCTAGAAACTTGTTAGATTGACGTTAATTGGTGAATAatgctagagtctattataaagaagTGCTCACTGAATATTCAGAAAATAATTATCCAATTGGGCAGGTCAGATCGATTTATTAAGGGGAAATTATGTTTCAGAAACATCTTGTCTGTTCTTTAAATATATTACCAGCAGAATCAAGAAATGGGAATAAATGAATGTGGTTTTTGTAGATTTTAAGAAGGTTTTGATAACATTGTACAGAGGTGGTGAATAAAACTAAAGTGCACTGGATTAATAAGAATATGCTACGATCAACTGAGAGGCAGAATGCAGACAGTAGGAATGCATAGGTCATTCTCAGGTTGCTAGTCTGTGATCAATAGGTTATTATAAGGATCAATGCTTGGACTCCTGCTATTCACAGCTGGAGGTGGGACCTGGTGGTGACGATTTTAGAGGGGGGAGGGAATGGATTTATAAAATttacaaatttgcagatgacacaatgttAATGGGAATGTGCAATGCAAGACATCTGTAAAGAGCTTCAAGGAGTTTAGACTAGAATAAAGAGTGGGCAAGAGCATGgcagttggaatataatgtggggaagtaaggttatctactttggttcGAAAAAATGTAAggcatttcttaaatggtgagagattggaaaGATGTCCAAAAACGTCCTTTTTTCTTAACTCACTGAAAGTTATTATGCCTGGTCCAGTGAAGATGTTCTCCTTTATTGCAAAAGGAGTCAAGAACTGAAGCAATCTTGCTTCGCTTGTACATAGCACTGGGGAGACCACACCAGGAGGATTATGCAGAATTCTGGTCCCCTTACCTTGGAAAGGATGTACTTGCCATAGAGGCAGTGCAtgtggagtttcaccagacagaTTCCTGGGATGATGGGACTGTTGTATGAGGAGGGATTGAGCAGATTGGGTCTCTAATCACTGCAGTTGATTAGAATGTGAAATGATCTTATGGAAATGTACACTTTCTCAAAAGGGATAGAGAATAGATGTAGAAAGAATGTTACCCCTGACTATGGGGTCCACAACTGGGGacagaatctcagaataaagggcaaGCCTTTTCCAATTGAGGTGGAGACTCCTCTCCGAGGTTGATGAACTTTTGATGAACCAGAGGGGTGAGGAAGTTCAGTAGGTTGAAGttgaagacagagattgatatatTTCCTTTCATTAGTGACatcagg
Proteins encoded:
- the LOC132829996 gene encoding gastrula zinc finger protein XlCGF8.2DB-like; translation: MDKPWKCEDCGKAFNYPSRLERHRRSHIGDDTMEKPWKCEDCGKGFYYPYQLENHRHSHSGEKPFICSECGKGFTVSSQLLLHRRVHTEERPFSCTHCGKRFSCSSNLIVHQRVHTGEKPFSCSECGKGFTQLSGLQSHQRTHTGERPFTCSLCGKSFALSSNLLSHQRVHTEERPFTCTSCGKRFRSSSNLSAHQRVHTGERPFTCTVCGKELTNSSSLRSHQRIHSEEKPFSCTHCGKTFRQSSTLTAHQRTHTGERPFTCPKCGKGFTQSGSLHLHELSHTGEKPFPCSVCGKGYTRSSHLLTHQRIHTLVQHLDSAVTTAVNHTQD